One Nonomuraea angiospora DNA segment encodes these proteins:
- the pepN gene encoding aminopeptidase N → MAGNLTRDEARERARLLKVESYEVALDLTEGEERFESVTTVRFTSARPGASTFIDLHGAHVRKVTLNGEDLDVSAYDEEKGRFPLPSLAGSNELRVDADCSYMRTGEGLHRFVDPVDQKVYLHSQFETADAHRMYACFDQPDLKATFQLTVLAPADWEVVSNAAASAVEELPEQGGRHGAVAPARRWEFPPTEVMSTYITALVAGPYHKVTSEHDGIPLGIYCRASLAEHLDADNILEVTRQGFDFFHKVFGVRYPFGKYDQCFVPEFNAGAMENAGCVTFLEDYVFRSRVTDAVVERRAETILHEMAHMWFGDLVTMRWWDDLWLNESFATYMSVLAQAEATRWGTGAWTTFANVEKAWAYRQDQLPSTHPIAADIPDMQAVEVNFDGITYAKGASVLKQLVAYVGLDNFLAGVRDYFAEHAWGNTELKDLLNALERTSGRDLSSWSKEWLETSWVNTLRPSFEVSGGRFTSFEVLQEAPAEHPTLRSHRVAVGLYSLVDGELKRTKRVELDVVGPRTSVAQLVGEEQPDLVLLNDDDLTYAKIRLDDRSMRTLVDGGIAAFTESLPRALCWSAAWDMTRDGEMATRDYVRLVVSGAGTLKDITVLQAVLRQARMAVQQYADPAWRAEGLALLAAELRTQLGRAAAGSDHQLAFLQAFAPVATSGADLDLLQRILDGSEVPEGLSVDADLRWSLVHALVTGGRLGEADIDAELERDPTATGERSAAQCRAAIPAAEAKAAAWERIVGGKLANHIARTTITGFQDAHHPELLAPYRAKYFAEVGRIYREWTFDQASTFAVGCFPALLIEPETVQAAQDYLEAEQPPQALRRLILEGADGVSRALRNREKDAASA, encoded by the coding sequence TTGGCAGGCAATCTGACCCGGGACGAGGCTCGTGAGCGCGCCCGGCTGCTGAAGGTCGAGTCGTACGAGGTCGCACTCGACCTGACCGAGGGGGAGGAGCGCTTCGAGAGCGTCACGACGGTCCGTTTCACCAGCGCCCGGCCGGGCGCGTCCACCTTCATCGACCTGCACGGCGCCCACGTTCGCAAGGTGACGCTCAACGGCGAGGACCTCGACGTCTCCGCCTACGACGAGGAGAAGGGCCGCTTCCCGCTCCCGTCACTGGCCGGCTCCAACGAGCTGCGCGTGGACGCCGACTGCAGCTACATGCGCACCGGCGAGGGCCTGCACCGCTTCGTCGACCCGGTGGACCAGAAGGTCTACCTGCACAGCCAGTTCGAGACGGCCGACGCGCACCGCATGTACGCCTGTTTCGACCAGCCCGACCTCAAGGCCACCTTCCAGCTCACCGTGCTGGCCCCGGCCGACTGGGAGGTCGTCTCCAACGCGGCCGCCTCGGCGGTCGAGGAGCTGCCGGAGCAGGGCGGCAGGCACGGGGCGGTGGCCCCGGCCAGGCGGTGGGAGTTCCCGCCCACGGAGGTCATGTCGACGTACATCACCGCGCTGGTGGCGGGGCCGTACCACAAGGTGACCTCGGAGCACGACGGCATCCCGCTGGGGATCTACTGCCGGGCCTCGCTGGCCGAGCACCTCGACGCCGACAACATCCTCGAGGTCACCAGGCAGGGGTTCGACTTCTTCCACAAGGTGTTCGGGGTGCGTTACCCGTTCGGGAAGTACGACCAGTGCTTCGTGCCCGAGTTCAACGCCGGCGCCATGGAGAACGCGGGCTGCGTGACGTTCCTGGAGGACTACGTCTTCCGCTCCCGGGTCACCGACGCGGTGGTCGAGCGGCGCGCCGAGACGATCCTGCACGAGATGGCGCACATGTGGTTCGGCGACCTGGTCACCATGCGCTGGTGGGACGACCTGTGGCTGAACGAGTCGTTCGCCACCTACATGTCCGTGCTGGCCCAGGCCGAGGCCACCAGGTGGGGCACGGGCGCGTGGACCACGTTCGCCAACGTCGAGAAGGCCTGGGCCTACCGCCAGGACCAGCTGCCCTCGACCCACCCCATCGCCGCGGACATCCCGGACATGCAGGCGGTCGAGGTCAACTTCGACGGCATCACGTACGCCAAGGGCGCCTCGGTGCTCAAGCAGCTCGTGGCCTACGTCGGCCTGGACAACTTCCTGGCCGGCGTGCGCGACTACTTCGCCGAGCACGCCTGGGGCAACACCGAGCTGAAGGACCTGCTCAACGCCCTGGAGCGGACCTCGGGCCGCGACCTGTCGTCCTGGTCGAAGGAGTGGCTGGAGACCTCCTGGGTCAACACGCTGCGGCCCTCGTTCGAGGTGTCCGGCGGACGGTTCACCAGCTTCGAGGTGCTGCAGGAGGCGCCCGCCGAGCACCCGACGCTGCGTTCGCACCGGGTCGCGGTCGGCCTCTACTCGCTGGTGGACGGCGAGCTGAAGCGGACCAAGCGGGTCGAGCTGGACGTGGTCGGCCCCCGTACGAGCGTGGCCCAGCTGGTCGGCGAGGAGCAGCCGGACCTGGTGCTGCTCAACGACGACGACCTCACCTACGCCAAGATCCGCCTCGACGACCGCTCGATGCGGACGCTGGTCGACGGCGGCATCGCGGCGTTCACCGAGTCGCTGCCGCGCGCCCTGTGCTGGTCGGCGGCCTGGGACATGACCCGTGACGGCGAGATGGCCACGCGCGACTACGTCAGGCTGGTCGTCTCGGGCGCCGGCACGCTCAAGGACATCACGGTCCTGCAGGCGGTGCTGCGCCAGGCGCGCATGGCCGTCCAGCAGTACGCCGACCCGGCCTGGCGGGCCGAGGGCCTGGCGCTGCTGGCCGCGGAGCTGCGCACGCAGCTCGGGCGGGCCGCGGCGGGCTCCGACCACCAGCTCGCGTTCCTGCAGGCGTTCGCGCCGGTGGCCACCTCCGGCGCGGACCTCGACCTGCTGCAGCGCATCCTCGACGGCTCCGAGGTGCCCGAGGGCCTGAGCGTGGACGCCGACCTGCGCTGGTCGCTCGTTCACGCGCTGGTCACCGGCGGCCGGCTGGGCGAGGCCGACATCGACGCCGAGCTCGAGCGGGACCCTACGGCCACGGGTGAGCGGTCGGCGGCGCAGTGCCGGGCCGCGATCCCGGCGGCCGAGGCCAAGGCCGCCGCCTGGGAGCGGATCGTGGGCGGCAAGCTGGCCAACCACATCGCGCGTACGACGATCACCGGGTTCCAGGACGCGCACCACCCCGAGCTGCTGGCGCCGTACCGGGCGAAGTACTTCGCCGAGGTGGGGCGCATCTACCGGGAGTGGACGTTCGACCAGGCGTCGACGTTCGCGGTGGGGTGCTTCCCCGCGCTGCTCATCGAGCCGGAGACCGTGCAGGCCGCGCAGGACTACCTGGAGGCCGAGCAGCCGCCGCAGGCGCTGCGGCGGCTGATCCTGGAGGGCGCCGACGGCGTCAGCCGGGCGCTGCGCAACCGGGAGAAGGACGCCGCGTCCGCCTGA
- a CDS encoding serine/threonine-protein kinase, whose amino-acid sequence MLGAGTTLNDRYVLAGRLGGGGMGEVWRADDTVLGRAVAVKVLMPALSESPAFIQRFQNEARAMATLRHPGVVDVYDYGICEVEGRQVSFLVMEYVRGESLDRVLRRGPLGAEATMRLIAEVGDALAAAHAQGIVHRDVKPANLMIRTDGGVVLTDFGIAHSASAGHLTATGTMLCSAGYCAPELATASDVTPSVDVYALGVVAYECLTGELPFQGDTPVQIIFKHLNAPIPRLPDDVPAGPRQVVARALEKTPDRRWPSAAVMAQAARTAMDAPERPLVPRRHRTLRAVFTAAVAVVVSGVVAGSVWLRPAGPATTVDEVSPTVDATSVTAAPPSPSSRKPSTPPARRAPTAKPTATGIVTHAPSPSASVSATPTVTPTPTPTTSEPEPTAEPTTAGPEEPPTADPTISHSSGEIQCIRSPCPG is encoded by the coding sequence GTGCTAGGGGCCGGGACCACTCTCAATGATCGCTACGTGCTCGCCGGCCGCCTCGGCGGCGGTGGCATGGGCGAGGTGTGGCGTGCCGACGACACGGTTCTCGGGCGCGCGGTGGCGGTCAAGGTGCTCATGCCCGCGTTGTCGGAGAGCCCGGCGTTCATCCAGCGCTTCCAGAACGAGGCCCGCGCCATGGCCACGCTCCGGCACCCCGGCGTGGTCGACGTCTACGACTACGGCATCTGCGAGGTCGAGGGCCGCCAGGTCAGCTTCCTGGTGATGGAATACGTGCGCGGCGAGTCGCTCGACCGGGTCCTGCGGCGCGGCCCGCTCGGCGCCGAGGCCACCATGCGGCTGATCGCGGAGGTCGGCGACGCGCTGGCCGCCGCGCACGCGCAGGGCATCGTCCACCGCGACGTCAAGCCGGCCAACCTCATGATCAGGACCGACGGCGGCGTGGTGCTCACCGACTTCGGCATCGCCCACTCGGCCTCGGCCGGCCATCTGACGGCCACGGGCACGATGCTCTGCTCGGCCGGCTACTGCGCCCCCGAGCTGGCCACGGCCAGCGACGTGACGCCGTCGGTCGACGTCTACGCCCTGGGCGTGGTGGCGTACGAGTGCCTGACGGGGGAGCTCCCGTTCCAGGGCGACACCCCCGTACAGATCATCTTCAAGCACCTCAACGCCCCCATCCCCCGCCTGCCCGACGACGTGCCCGCCGGGCCGCGCCAGGTGGTGGCGCGGGCGCTGGAGAAGACGCCCGACCGGCGCTGGCCGTCGGCCGCCGTGATGGCGCAGGCCGCCCGCACGGCGATGGACGCCCCGGAGCGGCCGCTCGTGCCGCGCCGCCACCGCACGCTGCGGGCGGTGTTCACCGCGGCCGTCGCCGTGGTCGTCTCGGGGGTGGTGGCGGGCTCGGTGTGGCTGCGCCCGGCCGGCCCGGCGACCACCGTCGACGAGGTGTCGCCCACCGTGGACGCCACCTCCGTCACCGCCGCCCCGCCGTCGCCGAGCTCCAGGAAGCCGTCCACGCCCCCGGCCAGGCGAGCTCCGACCGCCAAGCCGACGGCGACCGGCATCGTGACGCACGCGCCGAGCCCCAGCGCCTCGGTCTCCGCCACCCCGACCGTGACGCCCACCCCCACGCCGACCACCTCGGAGCCCGAGCCCACGGCGGAGCCGACCACGGCCGGTCCGGAGGAGCCCCCGACCGCCGATCCCACGATCAGCCACTCTTCCGGCGAGATCCAGTGCATCCGCTCCCCATGCCCGGGATGA
- a CDS encoding DUF5130 family protein: MRGLTAAQADDVRRALHTAERRSGLRFGVFLGDPVGSRRHFAERLHAALGEEADDAVVLLVDLKGRALEIVTGENARRRLSDGSCRLTAMSMATAFSVGDLVGGLLYGIGALGEQATARR; encoded by the coding sequence ATGCGAGGGCTGACGGCCGCACAGGCCGACGACGTCAGGCGCGCCCTGCACACCGCCGAGCGGCGCAGCGGGCTGCGGTTCGGGGTGTTCCTGGGGGATCCGGTGGGCTCGCGCCGCCACTTCGCCGAGCGGCTGCACGCGGCCCTGGGCGAGGAGGCCGACGACGCCGTGGTGCTCCTCGTCGACCTGAAGGGCCGGGCGCTGGAGATCGTGACGGGGGAGAACGCCCGCAGGCGGCTGTCGGACGGGTCCTGCCGGCTCACGGCGATGTCGATGGCGACGGCGTTCAGCGTGGGCGACCTGGTGGGCGGCCTCCTCTACGGCATCGGCGCCCTGGGGGAGCAGGCCACCGCCCGCCGCTAG